The bacterium nucleotide sequence AACATGACCGCCAGCAGCAGGACCAGGGCCGCTGCCGCCACGGTGTTGACCAGGACCAGGGGCCGCACCGGTTCCTCGGCCACGACCGCCCGGGTCCGGATCACGGTGTTTTTGGTCAGGTCGATCAGGTTCTGCAGGTTGGAGATCCGGTCCTTGTAGTCCTGTATTTTTTCCTCGGCTTCCCCGATCGCCAGGTTGGCTTCGTTGGTTTCCTTGCGCAGCTCGATGATCTGTTCCTTCATCGAGTTGAGGGTGGATTTGAGGAAGAGGGCCTCGGTCCTCTCGGTGGCGGCGAAGTCGATCCCGTCCAGGCGCCCGGTGTAGTCGGCGACTCCCTCCTCCACCAGGGCGATGGATTTATCCAGCCCCTGTTTGTATTCCTCCTGCCGCTCGATCAGCCGCGCGGCTGCGGCGATCTTGTCCCGCAGGCTGACGATCCGCTCCCGGAGCATGCGGATGCTGCTTTCGTATTCGAGGGTATGCTCCGCGATCAGCTGACCGGCCAGGGCCTC carries:
- a CDS encoding Wzz/FepE/Etk N-terminal domain-containing protein; amino-acid sequence: MKENSAGFAVYWNVIRSRRVMIVGAALAAGALALVVSLLMPPVYESSLIVEIGEIFIPPEENIKVEAQSIEEPMSAVQILSSPAFLSRVRDELGLKMPLEQMADNLSVEQIVETTRFQRMESPLVKITYEGGDPEFNVKVLEALAGQLIAEHTLEYESSIRMLRERIVSLRDKIAAAARLIERQEEYKQGLDKSIALVEEGVADYTGRLDGIDFAATERTEALFLKSTLNSMKEQIIELRKETNEANLAIGEAEEKIQDYKDRISNLQNLIDLTKNTVIRTRAVVAEEPVRPLVLVNTVAAAALVLLLAVMFAFFQAWARQE